GACGCGGTTTCCGCTTATGTAATCAGCGGGACAGTAAAGAAAAACAGTCCTCCGTCTGCTCCAGTAATCGTATGCCCGCCATCCGGGGGTTCCAGCTACAATACTACACCGCGTTTTATGATTACAACGGGCGTCGAACCGGACGGTCAGTCGCAGATGGTGGAAGTAAAAATCGATACAGGCGCTTGGATTAACAGTGTGGATAATCCTGAGCGATTTTCCACGAACGGATACCTTGAGAACGGCGTTAAAACAGTGTATCAGGCGGAAACACTGGCGGCGGGAAGTCATTCCATTACCATTCGCTGCCTTGACAGCGATATTGAGTCGGCAAGTCCGGAGGTTGTCCGCAATTTTACAGTACTGACGACGCCATTCGAGACAATTACCGCAAACGAAACCCATGTGAAAGCGGCTCATGTCCAGACGCTACGAACCGCTGTAAACATGGTACGAAGCTATTACGGCCTGCCTGCCGCAGCTTGGAGTGAGGACCTTTCCGCTGGAAAGACCACGGTCAAAAACTGGCCGTTCCACATCACGGAACTTCGAAAAGCCATCGAACCTGTCATCACGGCGGTCAACGGTTTCGATTCCTCATCTGCGTTTGATATCCCAGCCGTAACTTGGCTGCCCATCGGAGCAGGGCGTCCAAAAGCGGATGTGATGCAGCAGATTCAGAATTTGATTTTGACACTTTAACACAGTATGGATGATGCGCCTTTGCGGATGCGGGGCGCATTTTTCATATGCAAAACAAAAAGGAGGACTTTCAATGAAAGAAGTATGGAACTGGATTCAAGTATTGGTGGCAGCGGCCGGCGGATTCTTCGGCTGGTTTTTCGGCGGCTTTGACGGCTTTTTATATGCGCTGCTTGTGTTCGTAGTTGTGGACTACATCACCGGTGTCATGTGCGCCATAGCAGATAAAAAGCTGTCCAGCGAGGTCGGTTTTAAGGGCATCTGCAAGAAGGTACTGATTTTTGTAATGGTGGGCGTCGCGCACATTATGGACATCTATCTCATCGGCAACGGCGAGGTTCTGCGTACCGCCGTCATCTTTTTCTACTGCTCCAACGAAGGCGTGTCCATGCTGGAAAACGCAACGCATCTGGGGTTGCCTATTCCCGAAAAACTCAAGGCAGCACTGGAGCAGCTTCACGGGCGGAGCGACGATTCGTCAAGGCCGGGTGACGGAGGATGATTGATTTAACAAAAGCCGCGACAGTATTCATCGGTCGACAGGGCGAAAACCATTTTCGTAATCTGGAGTTTGATGTCTCCAGCCTGCTTGGTGACGAATATCCCGGTGAGACGTTGACCGCCATTTACAAACGGCCGGACGGCGTCGCTTATCCCGTAGTTACAAGCTATGCGGACGGCGTGCTGACCTGGTCGCCCGGTTCAACGGAAACCGAAATTGTCGGCGTGGGACAGCTGGAAATAAGGGTTACCCATGAGGACGTTGTCGGGAAAAGCGCGCGAGTACTCACCATCGTGGAGGAGGCTCTTGCGGACGGGATTGTCGAACCGCCGGAGCCGCCCGCACAGGAATGGCTGAATCAGGTGCTGACAGCTCTCGCCGCAATTGATGTGAATGACACCTACGCTCTGCTCAATCTTACGTACAACCTGTTAAATGATAACTATACTCTGCTCGGTACCACGCATGACCAGATGGAAAGCATGCGTGACACGCTGTATACCCGCACCGGGATTATCCTCAATCATCTGCACCCGGTGGAGACAGCCTCGGCACCGGACATGGCAAGCCGCAGAGCGTCCATCACCTTCACCGGAATTTCGGCGGGGAGCAATATGGTGATGGACAGCTTGACCTATACATTTGTTACAGTTTTGGGCAGTCCGGCGGCAAATACCGTGCAGGTACTGGTTCAGAGCAATCTCAGTGATACCGTCAAAAAGCTCGCCGAAGCCATACGAGGCGTTCAGGATGCGGAAAACATCGCATATGGCAGCGGAACAAATCCGCACCCCACTTGTACGGGATACTGGACAAAGCAGAGATTTTCCATTGGGGACATTTCCGTTGCTCCCGGAGAAAGCCTGTTTCTGCTGG
The window above is part of the Novisyntrophococcus fermenticellae genome. Proteins encoded here:
- a CDS encoding phage holin family protein, yielding MKEVWNWIQVLVAAAGGFFGWFFGGFDGFLYALLVFVVVDYITGVMCAIADKKLSSEVGFKGICKKVLIFVMVGVAHIMDIYLIGNGEVLRTAVIFFYCSNEGVSMLENATHLGLPIPEKLKAALEQLHGRSDDSSRPGDGG